One stretch of Armigeres subalbatus isolate Guangzhou_Male chromosome 2, GZ_Asu_2, whole genome shotgun sequence DNA includes these proteins:
- the LOC134209401 gene encoding uncharacterized protein LOC134209401: MKKPTANLPTIAINSASWNIPKVPLADPNFDTPGMIDIIIGGECYHEIHTGNRILLGVGLPFLVDTLFGWTVSGKTAINSSATPPVCYLSTVDRSLENALQRFWELEAVDHGPTYSTEEKRCEEIYANTTTRTHSGRYVVRLPRSLDPQVTLGDSRAIATRRFYSLERRLEKNSALKQTYHEFIDEYLRVGHMRKLDVVDDAVPHCYLPHHPVFKESSTTTKLYSSISSTSLFVSDST, encoded by the exons ATGAAGAAGCCCACTGCCAATTTACCCACTATAGCCATCAATTCCGCATCGTGGAACATACCAAAGGTTCCATTAGCCGATCCCAATTTCGATACACCGGGCATGATCGACATCATAATTGGCGGAGAATGTTACCATGAAATCCACACCGGCAACCGTATATTACTCGGCGTAGGTCTGCCGTTCCTGGTCGACACCCTATTTGGCTGGACAGTATCAGGGAAAACTGCCATCAATTCCTCCGCCACGCCACCGGTCTGCTACCTATCAACTGTTGATCGGTCTCTAGAGAATGCGCTTCAGAGATTCTGGGAACTCGAAGCTGTCGATCATGGCCCAACGTACTCCACTGAAGAAAAACGATGCGAAGAAATCTATGCCAACACTACCACCCGAACTCACTCCGGAAGGTACGTCGTACGCCTTCCTCGTTCCTTAGATCCGCAAGTCACCCTCGGTGACTCTCGAGCAATTGCCACCCGCCGTTTCTACAGCCTCGAGAGACGCCTTGAGAAAAATTCCGCCTTAAAGCAAACCTACCACGAGTTCATCGATGAATACCTCCGAGTCGGCCACATGCGCAAGCTTGATGTTGTTGATGATGCTGTTCCACACTGTTACCTACCACACCATCCGGTGTTCAAGGAAAGCAGTACCACCACCAAG TTATACAGCAGCATCTCGTCAACATCATTATTCGTTTCCGATTCCACCTGA